Below is a window of Apodemus sylvaticus chromosome 5, mApoSyl1.1, whole genome shotgun sequence DNA.
AGTTCTCTCACTTAATTGAGACTACAGCCCAAGCCTGCGGGGAGTATGCCCATACACGCTACTTCAAGGGTGGCTTGCTGACTAATGCACAACTCCTCTTTGGGCCTACAGTCCGCCTGCCAGACCTCATAATCTTCCTGCACACGCTCAACAATGTCTTTGAACCCCATGTGGCTGTGAGGGACGCGGCCAAGATGAACATCCCCACAGTGGGCATCGTGGACACCAACTGCAACCCATGCCTCATCACTTACCCTGTCCCTGGCAATGACGACTCGCCCCAAGCTATCCAGCTGTTCTGCAAGCTCTTCAGGACAACCATCAACAGGGCcaaggagaagaggagacagatgGAGGCCCTGCATCGGCTGCAGAGTCCCAAGGGGTCTGAGGGCAGTGGGGCATCTCCTGCACCTGATAAGAGCCATTCCCCATGACAGgaagcccttcccccacactaGATAGCCAGGTCTGTTCTGAGCAGAAAGCTCCTTGTCCAACCCTGGTCCTTGTCCCCATTCCCCATCCTCAGCATCAGTACCACAGTCCTATTTTCCCTAGATATGGTCACCCCAAAGTCCTATCACCTTGTCTCTTTTCTGGGAACAAACTCAGGTATAGTACATATCCACATAGCCTCTGGCATCCATTAAGACTTGAACATAGCTAGCCAAGTTCCTCTTCAGTTAAAAGTCATCCTCCATTGACTGCTAATTAATCCTTCATTCTCTGAAGAAAATTCCAAGTAAAACAATACTGATGTCCTTCAGGATCCCCAGTAGTCTGTAACCAGACTTAAGGCCAAGCTCCTAGAGGGGAGATAGAAAATATAGTCCATACCTTGTGTTTCACTACTAAAGAATTTAATGAgcttgctaattcattcaagcagaagtctgggggaTATATGTGGGAGTGGATTTTAAAGGTGTGGGGTAATGGCGGAAGAAACATTCAGCTGAATCAGGCTGAGTTTGTTGACACGGGCCCTCTGAATGGAGATCTTATGTTTAATGTGGAAGCTCACACAGTgaaaaaaggtgtcaaaagtttgtttaaatgtttggctgaactatttttttaaaagacagcctAATGCTGGGAGCACAGAAGTCCTTGAGCCCACAGATCACCAAGGAAACCAGGAATGTCAATCACATAGGGTTGTCTCCCCAGAGAATCAATACCTGTTTTCCACCCAGCAGACTGGGAGTGGATATTGTTAATGACCTAGTGACCTTCACTATTTGTAGAGCCAGACCTTACCCAAATCCCCCCTAAATGCTTAAATTGGACTCTTCCTTTCTAGACCTTTATTTTTAGCTTAGTTCCGCCAACAGAATGCATCCTTAGGGGAGTCACAAGTACTTAATAATCTGCTGACTATAACAGATCCTAGGCCCTTAAGCTATAGGACCCACCTTTGTGGTCATATGTACTTTGAGCTGAGTTTCAATGTAATTATGCATCATATGCCCTGGATTGTATCACACCAGAAAGCTCTTTTCCAGAATTGTactatgtttttatatatgtttacaaTAAACCACCTGGTATCAGAC
It encodes the following:
- the Mrps2 gene encoding 28S ribosomal protein S2, mitochondrial; the encoded protein is MAPAPAVLTRLLCAGVRRWPGFLQKAASGPAEQNGRKVTGAPVPMDSEPQDGDDFQSRILDVPLQHSDFFNVKELFSVKSLFEARVHLGHKAGCRHRFMEPYIFGNRLGQDIIDLDQTATNLQLALNFTAHIAYRKGIILFVSRNRQFSHLIETTAQACGEYAHTRYFKGGLLTNAQLLFGPTVRLPDLIIFLHTLNNVFEPHVAVRDAAKMNIPTVGIVDTNCNPCLITYPVPGNDDSPQAIQLFCKLFRTTINRAKEKRRQMEALHRLQSPKGSEGSGASPAPDKSHSP